One genomic window of Pelmatolapia mariae isolate MD_Pm_ZW linkage group LG5, Pm_UMD_F_2, whole genome shotgun sequence includes the following:
- the LOC134627488 gene encoding E3 ubiquitin-protein ligase TRIM21-like has translation MSAVSYLRSEAQFLCSICLDVFTDPVSTPCGHNFCKNCITQHWDMSQRCQCPMCKETFCTRPQLRVNTLISEIVAQFRRKAQQKASSSSSEQQAAKPGEVPCDICTGTRLKAPKSCLVCLTSYCQTHLEPHLTASRLKRHQLVEPVENLEDKMCTKHDKHLELLCKTDQTCVCVLCSVLDHKNHEFVPLREEYEGKKEELMKTDSEVEQLSCSEDHLHPLQGLSLLKSVAQVKEPLRRDMKKKLLEAELKSVQQYAVNVSLDPDTANSWLVLSDDGKQVYHSDVKKTLPDNLERFSPCIMVLGKQSFSSGFYFEVQVKGKTEWDLGVARESIKKKGQLILCPQNGFWTLWLRNGNEYRALIGSPLPLSLQPGPEKVGMFVDYKEGLVSFYDVDAGTLIYSFTGCSFTEKLYPYFSPGLHHDGRNSAPLIICPVNRTH, from the coding sequence ATGTCTGCTGTCAGCTATCTGCGATCTGAAGCTCAGTTTCTGTGCTCCATCTGTCTGGATGTGTTCACTGATCCAGTCAGCACACCATGTGGACACAACTTCTGCAAAAACTGCATCACTCAGCACTGGGACATGAGTCAGAGGTGTCAGTGTCCCATGTGTAAAGAGACTTTCTGCACTAGACCTCAGTTAAGGGTCAACACATTAATCTCTGAAATAGTTGCTCAGTTCAGACGTAAAGctcagcagaaagccagcagcagcagctcagagcaacAAGCTGCCAAACCAGGAGAAGTTCCCTGTGACATCTGCACTGGAACCAGACTGAAGGCGCCGAAGTCCTGCCTGGTGTGTCTGACCTCCTACTGTCAGACTCACCTGGAGCCTCATCTGACAGCTTCACGTCTGAAAAGACATCAGTTGGTGGAACCTGTGGAGAACCTGGAAGACAAGATGTGTACAAAGCACGATAAACATCTGGAGCTGCTCTGTAAGACCGACCAgacatgtgtctgtgtgctctgctctgttttagACCACAAGAACCATGAGTTTGTTCCTCTGAGAGAAGAatatgaaggaaagaaggaagagCTGATGAAGACAGACTCTgaggtggagcagctctcatgCTCTGAAGACCACCTCCACCCCCTCCAAGGCCTCTCACTGCTGAAATCTGTGGCTCAGGTGAAGGAGCCGCTCAGGAGagacatgaagaagaagctACTTGAGGCTGAGCTGAAGAGCGTCCAGCAGTATGCGGTGAATGTGAGTCTTGATCCTGATACAGCAAATTCCTGGCTCGTCCTGTCCGATGATGGAAAACAAGTGTATCATAGtgatgtgaagaagactcttcCAGACAACCTGGAGAGGTTTTCTCCGTGTATAATGGTTTTGGGAAAGCAAAGTTTCTCTTCGGGATTTTACTTTGAGGTTCAGGTTAAAGGAAAGACTGAGTGGGATTTAGGAGTGGCCAGAGAGTCGATAAAAAAAAAGGGTCAACTCATTTTGTGTCCTCAAAACGGTTTCTGGACTTTATGGCTGAGAAATGGAAATGAGTACAGAGCTCTCATTGGTTCACCACTGCCCCTTTCTCTTCAGCCTGGTCCTGAGAAGGTGGGGATGTTTGTGGATTATAAGGAGGGTCTGGTCTCCTTTTATGATGTAGATGCTGGCACTCTCATCTACTCCTTTACTGGCTGCTCCTTCACTGAGAAACTCTACCCATACTTCAGTCCTGGTCTTCATCATGATGGCAGAAACTCTGCACCTCTGATCATCTGTCCTGTCAATCGAACTCATTAA